A portion of the Toxoplasma gondii ME49 chromosome VIIb, whole genome shotgun sequence genome contains these proteins:
- a CDS encoding hypothetical protein (encoded by transcript TGME49_258970) codes for MDSTTLHHPVPSSVGVDSQAVFPVSSSAYSQPASLPQGAAFRPNPIAHAAASSPAASQYAAFSDAAACASELVRQVALADETDGSLENKLRGVGAWAGGCTYTQATDLRSYEENRHAFSLGQVYPEVVPLPPVLQRLLRRPKAVISETFPQQTWEETGAATGGFASAGSSAGSSAVSSAVSSAVSPASPFSPSFSLAPRGILPRLQLLWVAEGATLHLWPLPGDSGSASSLFSEAACDGDDLGLVTSAPQKRLHARRLMDQQRLLHSTLSFELPASISCLEHVLLPRSLLPPAFAASFLFFSASRIWKTRVTAERRISGTSEREGTRSEADFCSDPSAPPDLVEATHFHALVAVSASSVSILALGSPPTGDAGENAFWPTPLPSSVPSSLQLYEVASLRLGTAAASPFASLFGAEDSLEITAVGVHHAASRIFFGDKSGNLYELRLLPIPSSGPLGSSAETRRFGLRKIRRRDAFAASRRSERVGRRADGETPETPESEEEALSAYGSSDEEEIATAREGDANAEEVGLFECRLERLGASLVSRVLKGACEAVSSAFAFLPSRRSRSGRRQERQRRSLSATPPERRADDRDEARQGGERILSITADDERGALWVLNAASDVALLLLEPPALSPDGTLVETHPAVTVVRLKRREMERQIGADFRNWTSPPVPVCGETQCPQCGSSSRFSFRSPLQAPLFGGGSKGLFGLFGAQQELRVLSAHPTAPHEAESIAVVLLDERGGRIYLQLENFRLVSRLMGETSQDSSQPPSYPQASSPPFLRVAWYRPAPAAAGFCGWPSHISRSGDGAVGSRPGPNGVAPGGLCGSRHRKLKLGYYAQGAAVLLFEPEEGEKEKSRRDGEREGRQRAASESQAQMVVPAFERLVAIVPDLEVSAREATPSTSSWCHAPHDQRCQQSSSTFSGSSRRIQPLKESFAAFPLCAFGSPAFGSSFAPGESLWVGELPCSFGDSAVHALSGAAAFTLPSPFDIAKRIHWRYLPYRDVLSSSSPATRRASSTSRGARGASGGAYGGYSGGTGLSPQPGASFASFSARPSGTSFLNGNLGALPAPPTNPLFSPVEKTIAVAPPPFSSFAVHGRQAYGAHAFLGFGRRQEGPELAVPLSALPALARDQALPSRRVLILTSRCVLSLTFCSLEEIYKKLATRLIRQVESRALFGPQVRPGPSGSEARRDPQGGSASPQGQGGGSFLPFFKRKSTHETGDETEKAMLAAVVAATDSRGREGEVRDTAREGWRRNSATAALPVEQRIQRVYAQLLARQTRQEAERSPQTIRGAYASGVWTPHDPRSGVPTPYGGSPGLGSEGARGWTRLVDGSSGGFFSGASFGGSSRDGKLAADFPPASRAPGFLEELFLAYLRDVYTPEQVAAVCWQLLIDFPTLLAPSRSLSAPSSASNLHQALRALLVHASEARGDVSLAGLLTAHAGLLFHAAPALAAPSVTLPFSSRGDRAFLDLFLRSTVTLSTPLPPAASPLVLQSLRRGDGAQEEADGRRMRFLDAHAAEQFLTPLRRGYVGGAQTRGEEGGPRSRLSSATETGLRFADLRGDGCMREPGASLGAPGTQSHAAQAQSASRSAAALLSSAGAPFFEVEEQGGPAAPGLSPTEVAALLFLSWRVLVGEKETPGGAGASRSAWRSSDQEADVARLKELENELQQLRQRTACDGADRRRERSEGKGDLGRLENSRSPRCWLLGATNDPGKPASLQEQQLELQIKQLQLQIDQRNYHAQLSTNAAPAAADFFSVSPTAKGLLLFVSRLLRPLLFAPLFEAGHDASGILRSPASTSATPVAGKLKRRSRFSSFLFGDPSESDAVAPPAASLLAVASLAGVQASQLTPGAVPVPICMRGRFSLSAVSTLQKKLALLFMVVDAVYTAIFERHVMRRQEQIAASQVSPTPSFVSCAPFAPSPVTSALPPHWPLAAFSASAAADARDADSVAAGFLGGAKTQDTNLADSVAAASRAAIVWGSLPSHEQEELQQLFAVSRMLLFCNEALAAYRLLLREVESCAQLGRRRIIDPLQFDRVLCLNLSLLCSERSSREDFRQFVFSCVSVQSPALGQLCTGALFTPQELRAHSALMQLKSFIDEGREALEQNMFQQKVFLSRFLAQHGTEAEATCGASSLPSLPAPSPAVLSLQTQILQFVGSQLVPFLSFFPMQTLAELLVSVQMYRLLVSVVHAKAEELSTRHRLAGGACGRSLTRLPSPAEQEKEIEETCYSLVTSWLQRFLDLHLDARQRQRASQAVPVSSSPQGDGDAEALFWRMQAAALVSAVLSCDDENLQSSVFSWIAQAGQKTFPESLLTLNSPYLLPWLQRHFRHFALDVGAFYAAAGLSSRAAAEYLAQGLRPWREEDCPAVADSPLPPRPLDGARRPPNPPNATDRERTNAENQGAPPTRDGDSEDGVAREQTAQLLAFDAERDAFCVEKTSLIWRRTAAYVSEQARAPSLQRRLFLLAQAKDALQQQAQELHAEKEVFPGLQRASGDTPVERRQFASPSLGNARAAWLSAQAVSDCMQNPFSSLLVGCVSIEQISESIQMVGCQQGLLRDCLRVFCFLALEFAAAAARVKSELACSRRGASLCGRSAETGEGCSSGEKTAAAEREKGEREQLLREAVEDFLRDFFAHREEIDRSSAAGCHERTPTSPQHQQNAEQWEIFDSLLDLMKALQTTVYSRSELLTLADVFWRANRFVQDESFSSIFPSITALQLLARASPPDGRRSRDGDTERTASGGARRDAGEYRADAEERVSELDAGEGKIAAACGCYLAFAAAASRALENEKILHSALDDLLSYPDVGLRRVQRRLMPEYLLLLHKFVQERELSLSPLLTRDRNDFSGEQSRFVEELLLHPSRRLGGDDACTECLLLPPALWPAWMILHRRVPPETLVDAYLHLVRTRSPGMTLHISLTPQVQATIFAWLFDAWLMNEENSTSGQTFIKTFSFYLSEGKLPFFETPNDCLQAQLSREEQEGAADACRKLTRMVLTIGAALAAVAADVPQLKQLEMYRSACLALDTFQSKLSLYASALQQPIDS; via the exons ATGGACTCGACGACCCTCCACCACCCCGTGCCTTCTTCGGTGGGCGTCGACTCTCAGGCcgttttccctgtctcttcctcggcctaTTCACagcctgcctctctgcctcaaGGCGCGGCTTTCCGCCCAAACCCcatcgcgcatgcagccgcttCTTCCCCCGCAGCGAGCCAGTATGCTGCCTTCTCTGacgcggctgcatgcgcgagcgAGCTGGTCCGCCAAGTCGCGCTGGCGGACGAGACTGACGGGTCGCTGGAGAACAAGCTGCGCGGAGTCGGCGCCTGGGCGGgcgggtgtacgtacacccaaGCAACGGATCTCCGGTCCTACGAGGAGAACCGTCACGCCTTCTCGTTGGGCCAGGTGTACCCCGAGGTCgtccctctccctcctgtGTTGCagcgcctccttcgccgccCCAAGGCGGTGATTTCAGAGACCTTTCCTCAACAAACctgggaggagacaggcgcagcGACTGGCGGCTTCGCCTCCGCCGGCTCTTCCGCCGGctcttccgctgtctcttccgccgtctcttccgctgtctctcccgcctcgccgttctctccctctttttcacTTGCGCCCCGCGGCATCCTCCCGCGCCTCCAACTGCTCTGGGTGGCTGAGGGAGCGACGCTGCACCTCTGGCCGCTGCCTGGTGACTCTGGgtctgcttcgtcgctcttttcGGAGGCCGCCTGCGACGGCGACGATTTGGGCCTCGTGACGAGCGCGCCTCAGAAGCGATTGCATGCGCGGCGCCTCATGGACCAGCAGCGACTGTTGCACTCGACCCTCAGCTTCGAGTTGCCTGCCTCCATTTCTTGTCTTGAGCATGTTCTCCTTCCACGTTCGCTCCTCCCGCCTGCCTTCGCcgcgtccttcctcttcttctccgcgtctcggATCTGGAAGACGCGTGTCACCGCCGAGCGTAGGATTTCTGGGACCTcggaaagagagggaacgaGGAGCGAGGCGGACTTTTGCAGCGATCCTTCCGCGCCGCCAGACCTCGTGGAAGCGACGCATTTCCACGCCCTCGTTGCCGTCTCggcctcctctgtctccattcTGGCCCTCGGCTCTCCACCGACTGGAGACGCGGGTGAGAACGCGTTCTGGCCCACTCCCCTCCCCTCGagtgttccttcttctctgcagctgtaCGAAGTCGCGAGCCTCCGTCTCGGCACTGCCGCCGCTTCCCCGTTTGCCTCCCTCTTCGGTGCTGAAGACTCCTTGGAGATCACCGCAGTCGGTGTCCACCACGCCGCCTCCCGCATCTTCTTCGGCGACAAATCCGGAAACCTGTACGAGCTGCGCCTCCTTCCCATCCCCTCTTCGGGCCCCTTGGGCTCCagcgcggagacgcgccggTTTGGGCTCCGGAAGATCCGGCGCAGAGACGCTTTCGCGGCCTCCCggcgcagcgagagagtGGGGCGCCGGGCCGACGGGGAGACGCCTGAGACGCCTGAgtcagaggaggaagcgctGTCTGCGTATGGTTCTtccgacgaggaagagatcgcgacagcgagagaaggcgacgcgaaCGCCGAGGAAGTAGGCCTCTTTGAGTGTCGCCTAGAGAGACTGGGCGCTTCGCTGGTCTCCAGAGTTCTAAAGGGCGCCTGTGAGGCGGtttcctccgccttcgcctttctcccttctcgccgcagCCGTTCCGGACGTAGGCAAGAGCGGCAGAGACGGTCTCTCTCGGCTACTCcgccagagaggagagccgatgacagagacgaggcgaGACAGGGCGGCGAGAGAATTCTGTCGATCACTGCCGATGACGAACGGGGCGCGCTTTGGGTTCTGAATGCCGCCTCAgacgtcgctcttctcctcctcgagcCCCCCGCGCTGTCGCCAGACGGGACGCTCGTCGAAACGCATCCGGCTGTCACCGTCG TGAGGCTGAAGCGACGCGAGATGGAACGGCAAATCGGCGCGGACTTCCGCAACTGGACCTCGCCCCCTGTCCCCGTTTGTGGGGAGACCCAGTGTCCCCAGTGTGGCTCCTCGTCTCGTTTCAGCTTCCGGTCGCCCCTGCAGGCGCCGCTATTTGGCGGGGGGTCGAAGGGCCTCTTTGGCTTGTTTGGAGCGCAGCAGGAACTACGAGTTCTCAGTGCCCACCCCACAGCTCCGCATGAGGCAGAGTCCATTGCCGTCGTCCTTCTCGATGAAAGAG gAGGACGAATCTATCTTCAGCTGGAGAATTTTCGCCTGGTCTCGCGACTCATGGGAGAGACATCCCAGGACTCGTCTCAGCCTCCATCCTACCCTCAGGCCTCATCGCCGCCGTTCCTGCGAGTCGCCTGGTACCGCCCCGCGCCCGCTGCCGCAGGTTTCTGCGGCTGGCCCTCGCATATAAGCCGAAGCGGGGACGGCGCGGTTGGGAGCCGGCCGGGTCCGAACGGCGTGGCGCCTGGCGGCTTGTGCGGATCGCGTCACCGGAAACTGAAGCTGGGGTACTACGCACAGGGGGCAGCGGTGCTCTTGTTTGAGcctgaggaaggcgaaaaagagaagagcagacgcgacggagaacgcgaagggagacagcgcgcAGCGAGTGAGAGCCAGGCTCAGATGGTTGTGCCGGCCTTTGAGAGACTCGTGGCGATAGTCCCGGACTTGGAAGTCTCTGCCCGCGAGGCGACGccttcgacttcctcttGGTGCCATGCGCCCCATGACCAGCGATGTCAACAGTCTTCATCTACGTTCTCAGGGTCGTCTCGGCGCATCCAGCCTCTGAAGGAGTCCTTCGCggccttccctctctgcgccttcggTTCCCCTGCATTCggttcttctttcgctcctGGCGAGTCTCTGTGGGTGGGAGAACTCCCCTGTTCTTTCGGCGATAgcgctgtgcatgcactctctGGGGCGGCAGCCTTTACGCTTCCGTCGCCATTTGACATCGCGAAAAGAATCCACTGGCGATACTTGCCGTATCGAGacgtcttgtcttcttccagtcCCGCAACGCGGCGCGCTTCGTCGACCTCCCGGGGGGCTCGAGGGGCTTCCGGAGGCGCGTATGGCGGTTATTCGGGGGGAACTGGCCTGTCTCCGCAACCTGGagcttccttcgcttctttttctgcgcgtCCGTCGGGCACCTCGTTCTTGAACGGCAACCTGGGGGCCCTGCCTGCTCCTCCGACCAATCCGCTGTTTTCACCTGTCGAGAAAACCATCGCAGTGGCGccgcctcccttctcttccttcgcagTTCACGGCAGACAGGCGTacggcgcgcatgcatttctgGGCTTCGGCAGGCGCCAGGAAGGCCCCGAGCTGGCAGTGCCTCTCTCGGCGCTTCCCGCGCTCGCTCGCGACCAGGCGCTGCCCTCCCGGCGGGTGTTGATTCTCACCTCGCGCTGTGTCCTTTCTCTcaccttctgctctctcgagGAGATCTACAAAAAGCTGGCGACTCGGCTGATTCGCCAGGTCGAGTCCCGCGCTCTCTTCGGTCCCCAAGTGCGTCCGGGGCCTTCGGGGTCTGAGGCCCGGCGAGACCCGCAGGGGGGCAGTGCGTCGCCGCAGGGTCAGGGCGGGGGATCtttcttgcctttcttcaAGAGGAAGTCCACACACGAGACGGGAGACGAGACCGAGAAAGCGATGCTCGCGGCGGTTGTGGCCGCCACGGACAGCCGTGGGCGCGAGGGCGAGGTGAGAGACACTGCTCGCGAGGGGTGGAGGCGCAATTCGGCGACGGCCGCGCTTCCAGTTGAACAGCGCATCCAGCGAGTCTACGCGCAGCTCCTCGCGCGCCAAACTCGCCAGGAGGCCGAACGAAGTCCCCAGACGATCCGGGGGGCCTACGCCTCAGGTGTATGGACACCCCACGACCCACGCTCGGGTGTACCTACACCGTACGGAGGGTCTCCGGGACTCGGGTCTGAAGGTGCCCGCGGCTGGACGCGCCTGGTGGACGGATCCTCTGGCGGCTTTTTTTCCGGCGCTTCGTTCGGGGGAAGCTCGCGCGATGGAAAGCTCGCTGCAGACTTTCCAcctgcttctcgcgctccgGGATTCCTGGAGGAGCTGTTTCTGGCGTATCTCCGCGATGTGTATACACCCGAGCAGGTCGCGGCCGTCTGCTGGCAGTTACTGATTGACTTCCCGACGCTTCTCGCGCCGTCGCGCTCGTTGTCCGCGCCGAGTTCGGCCTCGAACCTCCACCAGGCGCTGCGGGCTCTGTTGGTCCATGCGAGTGAGGCACGCGGCGATGTATCTCTCGCCGGGCTGCTgaccgcgcatgcaggcctGCTTTTCCACGCGGCCCCAGCGCTGGCGGCGCCGAGTGTGAcgctgcctttctcttctcgcgggGACCGAGCGTTCCTCGACCTCTTCCTGCGCTCTACGGTGACGCTCAGCACACCGTTGCCTCCTGCGGCTTCTCCCCTCGTTCTTCAGTCCCTCCGACGCGGCGACGGCGCGCAGGAGGAGGCCGACGGGcgtcgcatgcgtttcctcgacgcgcatgcagccgagCAGTTCCTCACCCCGCTCCGCAGGGGCTACGTGGGCGGCGCCCAGACccgcggcgaagaaggcggaccTCGCAGTCGCTTGTCCTccgcgacggagacaggtcTGCGGTTCGCAGATTTGAGAGGCGACGGCTGTATGCGCGAGCCAGGAGCCTCGCTCGGCGCGCCGGGGACCCAGTCACATGCGGCGCAGGCGCAGAGTGCGTCTCGGAGCGCCGCGGCGCTTTTGTCCAGCGCCGGCGCGCCGTTCTTCGAAGTGGAGGAACAAGGAGGCCCCGCGGCGCCCGGTCTGTCTCCGACCGAAGTCGCTGcgctgctctttctctcgtggCGTGTGCTGGtgggcgagaaggagacaccggggGGCGCGGGGGCCTCGCGGTCCGCATGGAGGAGCTCCGACCAGGAGGCTGACGTTGCGAGGCTGAAGGAGCTGGAGAacgagctgcagcagctgcgacagcgaactgcatgcgacggaGCTGACAGGCGACGCGAGCGAAGCGAGGGGAAAGGAGACCTGGGGCGACTGGAGAACAGCAGATCACCCAGATGCTGGTTGCTTGGCGCGACAAACGACCCTGGGAAGCCCGCGAGTCTGCAGGAGCAGCAGCTCGAGTTGCAGATTAAGCAGCTCCAGCTTCAAATTGATCAACGAAACTACCACGCGCAACTCAGCACCAACGCAG CGCCTGCGGCAGCCGACTTcttctcggtgtctccgaCGGCAAAgggccttcttctgtttgtttcgcggcttctgcggcctctgctcttcgcgcctctctttGAAGCTGGTCACGACGCCTCCGGAATTCTCCGTTCGCCAGCGAGCACGAGTGCGACGCCTGTCGCTGGCAAGTTGAAGAGGCGCTCTCgattttcttccttccttttcggGGATCCCtcagagagcgacgccgtCGCCCCACCAGCCGCTTCGCTGCTCGCCGTTGCGAGTCTCGCGGGCGTCCAGGCGAGTCAACTGACTCCTGGAGCCGTCCCAGTCCCCATCTGCATGCGGGGACGGTTCTCACTCTCGGCCGTCTCGACCTTGCAGAAAAagctcgcgcttctctttATG GTTGTCGACGCAGTGTACACGGCCATTTTCGAGCGTCACGTGATGAGGCGGCAAGAACAGATTGCAGCGTCTCAGGTGTCTCCAACGCCTTCATTTGTATCCTGCGCTCCTTTCGCACCCTCGCCCGTAACTTCTGCGCTTCCTCCGCACTGGCCACTCGCTgcgttctctgcgtctgcggcaGCTGAcgcgcgagacgcagactcCGTCGCCGCGGGATTTCTCGGCGGCGCGAAAACGCAAGACACCAACTTGGCAGACTCAGTCGCCGCGGCGTCCAGAGCTGCGATCGTCTGGGGGAGCCTCCCGTCACACGAGCAAGAAGAGTTGCAACAGCTG TTTGCGGTGTCGCGCATGCTCCTCTTCTGCAACGAAGCGCTCGCGGCCTACCGTCTGCTGCTGCGGGAGGTGGAGAGCTGTGCTCAGCTGGGAAGGCGGCGCATCATCGACCCGCTTCAGTTCGAccgcgttctctgtctcaaTCTCTCGCTCTT GTgctcggagagaagcagccgagAAGACTTCCGGCAGTTCGTCTtcagctgcgtctccgtACAGAGTCCAGCCCTCGGCCAACTGTGCACAGGCGCCCTCTTCAC GCCGCAAGAGCTGCGCGCTCACAGCGCATTGATGCAGCTGAAGAGTTTCATCGACGAAGGTCGGGAGGCGCTGGAGCAGAACATGTTTCAGCAGAaggtttttctttccaggtTTCTCGCGCAGCACGGaacggaggcggaggcgactTGCGGggcctcttcgctgccttcaCTCCCCGCGCCGAGTCCAgctgtcctttctcttcagacACAAATTCTTCAGTTTGTGGGATCTCAActtgttccttttctctcctttttccccaTGCAAACGCTCGCCGAACTCCTCGTTTCGGTGCAGATGTACAG GCTCCTGGTTAGCgtggtgcatgcaaaagccGAGGAGTTGTCTACGCGCCACAGGCTCGCTGGCGGTGCATGCGGGCGGAGCTTGACCAGGCTGCCTTCTCCCGCcgagcaagagaaggaaat agaagagacctGCTACAGCCTCGTGACCTCCTGGCTTCAGAGGTTCCTCGACCTTCACCTTGATGCGCGCCAGCGTCAACGCGCCTCACAAGCAGtccccgtctcttcctcgcctcagG gcgacggagacgcagaggcgctcttctggcgcatgcaggccgCGGCGCTCGTGTCTGCCGTGCTCAGCTGCGACGATGAAAATTTGCAATCTTCAGTGTTCTCCTGGATCGCTCAGGCTGGCCAGA AAACTTTTCCAGAGTCGCTTCTCACGTTGAACAGCCCATACCTTTTGCCCTGGCTGCAAAGACACTTTCGACATTTCGCTCTCGATGTGGGTGCCTTCTATGCGGCGGCAGGTCTCTCCTCCAGG GCAGCAGCCGAGTACCTCGCCCAGGGTCTGCGTCCATGGCGCGAAGAGGACTGCCCTGCCGTTGCAgattcgcctcttcctcctcgaccTCTCGATGGAGCGAGACGGCCGCCGAACCCTCCAAACGCCacagacagggagaggacgaaCGCCGAGAATCAAGGCGCTCCCCCAACTCGCGATGGAGACTCAGAAGACGGAGTCGCCAGGGAACAAACGGCACAactcctcgccttcgacgCAGAGCGAGACGCATTCTGCGTTGAAAAAACCTCTCTC ATTTGGCGGCGCACAGCCGCGTATGTTAGCGAGCAGGCTCGCGCGccgtcgctgcagaggcggTTATTTCTTCTTGCACAGGCGAAGGACGCTCTTCAGCAGCAGGCGCaggagctgcatgcagagaaagaagtcttTCCAG GACTCCAGAGGGCCTCCGGAGACACACCCGTagaacggagacagttcgcctctccttcactTGGCAACGCGAGAGCGGCCTGGCTTAGCGCGCAGGCCGTcagcgactgcatgcaaaatccgttttcgtctctcctcgttggATGCGTCTCAATCGAACAAATATCGGAAAGCATTCAGATG GTGGGATGCCAGCAAGGTCTTTTGCGAGACTGTTTGCGCGTATTTTGCTTCTTGGCGTTGGAgttcgctgctgctgcggcgcGTGTGAAGAGCGAGCTCGCTTGCAGTCGGAGAGGCGCTTCGTTGTGCGGCCGttcagcagagacaggcgaagggTGCTCCTCTGGCGAGAAAACggctgcagcagagagagaaaaaggagagagggaacaaCTCCTTCGGGAAGCTGTCGAAGATTTCCTTCGAGACTTCTTtgcacacagagaagagatcgACAGGAGCTCCGCTGCCGGCTGTCACGAGCGAACTCCAACCAGTCCGCAACATCAGCAAAACGCGGAACAATGG GAGATTTTCGACAGTCTGCTGGACCTGATGAAGGCACTGCAGACGACGGTGTACTCGCGTTCGGAGCTGCTCACGTTGGCGGACGTCTTCTGGCGGGCAAACCGTTTCGTCCAAGACGAGTCGTTTTCGTCAATTTTCCCCTCGATCACCGCTCTCCAGCTCCTCGCTCGCGCCTCGCCACCGGACGGTCGGCGTTCTCGTgacggagacacggagagaacCGCAAGCGGCGGCGCCAggagagacgctggagagtacagagcagatgcagaggaaagagtcTCGGAACTcgacgcgggagaaggcaAAATTGCTGCAGCTTGCGGTTGCTACTTAGCCTTCGCCGCGGCTGCCTCGAGAGCtctggaaaacgaaaaaattCTGCACAGCGCG ctCGACGATCTGCTTTCTTATCCGGACGTAGGTTTGCGGCGTGTACAGCGACGCCTGATGCCGGAGtatcttctgcttctgcacaAGTTCGTTCAGGAGCGAGAGttgtcgctttctccgcTTTTGACTCGTGACAGGAACgacttctctggagagcAGAGTCGCTTTGTCGAGGAACTGCTTCTTCATCCTTCTCGACGGCtcggaggcgacgacgcatgcacagagtgCCTGCTCCTTCCTCCTGCGCTGTGGCCAGCGTGGATGATTCTGCACCGACGCGTCCCCCCTGAGACGCTGGTCGACGCGTATCTCCACCTCGTGCGA ACTCGGTCTCCGGGCATGACGCTTCACATCAGTCTCACGCCCCAGGTGCAGGCGACGATTTTCGCTTGGCTGTTCGACGCCTGGTTGATGAACGAAGAGAACTCAACTTCTGGACAAACCTTCATCAAGACGTTTTCCTTCTACTTGAGCGAGGGAAAACTCCCTTTTTTCGAAACGCCCAACGACTGTCTTCAAGCGCAG TTGAgtcgagaagaacaagaaggcgcGGCGGACGCATGTCGCAAGCTGACGCGCATGGTGTTGACCATCGGCGCGGCCTTGGCTGCTGTTGCTGCGGATGTCCCTCAACTAAAACAACTCGAAATGTATCGCAGCGCCTGCCTCGCACTTGACACTTTCCAAAGCAAATTGTCGCTCTACGCATCTGCTCTTCAACAACCCATAGACAGCTGA